A genomic stretch from Streptobacillus felis includes:
- a CDS encoding PTS transporter subunit EIIC, protein SLYARELVIFTLQIGVFGCIVTGITSALITNKFSNKSLPDYLAFFSGNRLVPVMTIIIFIPIAAIIPFIWP, encoded by the coding sequence CTCTTTATATGCAAGAGAATTAGTAATATTTACTCTACAAATAGGAGTATTTGGCTGTATAGTAACAGGTATTACTTCTGCATTAATTACTAATAAGTTTTCTAATAAATCTTTACCTGATTATTTAGCTTTCTTTAGTGGTAATAGATTAGTTCCAGTTATGACTATAATAATTTTCATACCTATAGCGGCGATAATTCCATTTATTTGGCCA